A single genomic interval of Macadamia integrifolia cultivar HAES 741 chromosome 6, SCU_Mint_v3, whole genome shotgun sequence harbors:
- the LOC122082375 gene encoding ubiquitin C-terminal hydrolase 12-like isoform X3: protein MIYARQSLRIRFHVCFIMKYWMSIMPLRRNLKICKLSVSFRSAVNDEVMVTHSIRLPKQGTVANVFDIIRTLVALSRPNAELRLLGISLHRICVNIPPSEKIGNINPRFLSSLRVEEIPEEEKNLGPRDRLVPILQFRKATAKEQRFFWYFGEPFFLIVHEGESLAEIKVRIQKKFRIPDGKFVQLKFSFIPWRGLTSRQDLQDSDIVFSYFQNRFPFCEAGKNLLRKIAALAEP, encoded by the exons ATGATTTATGCACGCCAGTCCTTGCGGATCAG ATTCCACGTATGTTTCATTATGAAATATTGGATGTCAATCATGCCCCTCCGGCGGAATTTGAAGATTTGCAAACTGTCTGTTTCGTTTCGTTCGGCAGTAAATGATGAG GTGATGGTCACTCATAGTATAAGGCTTCCAAAACAGGGCACAGTAGCAAATGTATTTGATATCATAAGAACTTTG GTTGCGCTGTCTCGTCCGAATGCAGAACTCAGATTGCTTGGCATTTCCCTTCACAGGATCTGTGTG AACATTCCCCCAAGTGAAAAGATAGGGAACATAAATCCTCGTTTTCTGTCATCATTGCGAGTTGAGGAG ATTcctgaagaagagaaaaatcttGGTCCCCGAGATCGCTTGGTTCCTATTTTACAGTTCAGAAAAGCTACCGCCAAAGAGcaaagg TTCTTCTGGTACTTTGGGGAGCCCTTTTTCTTGATCGTTCATGAAGGAGAGAGTTTAGCCGAAATTAAAGTCCGTATACAGAAGAAATTTCGGATTCCAGACGGGAAGTTTGTTCAG TTGAAGTTTTCATTTATTCCATGGAGAGGTCTTACATCTCGTCAAGATCTCCAGGATTCGGACATTGTATTCAGTTATTTTCAG AACCGTTTTCCATTTTGCGAAGCGGGCAAAAATCTACTAAGAAAAATAGCAGCATTGGCTGAACCCTAA
- the LOC122082375 gene encoding ubiquitin C-terminal hydrolase 12-like isoform X2, with protein sequence MIYARQSLRIRFHVCFIMKYWMSIMPLRRNLKICKLSVSFRSAVNDEVMVTHSIRLPKQGTVANVFDIIRTLVALSRPNAELRLLGISLHRICVNIPPSEKIGNINPRFLSSLRVEEIPEEEKNLGPRDRLVPILQFRKATAKEQRFFWYFGEPFFLIVHEGESLAEIKVRIQKKFRIPDGKFVQLKFSFIPWRGLTSRQDLQDSDIVFSYFQIPLENGSNILDWSTMTVFRTLTVPKRAYVAKKNRFPFCEAGKNLLRKIAALAEP encoded by the exons ATGATTTATGCACGCCAGTCCTTGCGGATCAG ATTCCACGTATGTTTCATTATGAAATATTGGATGTCAATCATGCCCCTCCGGCGGAATTTGAAGATTTGCAAACTGTCTGTTTCGTTTCGTTCGGCAGTAAATGATGAG GTGATGGTCACTCATAGTATAAGGCTTCCAAAACAGGGCACAGTAGCAAATGTATTTGATATCATAAGAACTTTG GTTGCGCTGTCTCGTCCGAATGCAGAACTCAGATTGCTTGGCATTTCCCTTCACAGGATCTGTGTG AACATTCCCCCAAGTGAAAAGATAGGGAACATAAATCCTCGTTTTCTGTCATCATTGCGAGTTGAGGAG ATTcctgaagaagagaaaaatcttGGTCCCCGAGATCGCTTGGTTCCTATTTTACAGTTCAGAAAAGCTACCGCCAAAGAGcaaagg TTCTTCTGGTACTTTGGGGAGCCCTTTTTCTTGATCGTTCATGAAGGAGAGAGTTTAGCCGAAATTAAAGTCCGTATACAGAAGAAATTTCGGATTCCAGACGGGAAGTTTGTTCAG TTGAAGTTTTCATTTATTCCATGGAGAGGTCTTACATCTCGTCAAGATCTCCAGGATTCGGACATTGTATTCAGTTATTTTCAG ATACCTTTGGAAAATGGAAGCAACATCTTGGATTGGAGCACTATGACAGTGTTCCGCACCCTGACTGTTCCTAAAAGGGCTTACGTGGCAAAAAAG AACCGTTTTCCATTTTGCGAAGCGGGCAAAAATCTACTAAGAAAAATAGCAGCATTGGCTGAACCCTAA
- the LOC122082375 gene encoding ubiquitin C-terminal hydrolase 12-like isoform X1, producing the protein MIYARQSLRIRFHVCFIMKYWMSIMPLRRNLKICKLSVSFRSAVNDEVMVTHSIRLPKQGTVANVFDIIRTLVALSRPNAELRLLGISLHRICVNIPPSEKIGNINPRFLSSLRVEEIPEEEKNLGPRDRLVPILQFRKATAKEQRFFWYFGEPFFLIVHEGESLAEIKVRIQKKFRIPDGKFVQLKFSFIPWRGLTSRQDLQDSDIVFSYFQIPLENGSNILDWSTMTVFRTLTVPKRAYVAKKVKYKILEGSPFLLREKEHCMVAWYWHPGTGAYECHLITCESTIPYILMLLHRL; encoded by the exons ATGATTTATGCACGCCAGTCCTTGCGGATCAG ATTCCACGTATGTTTCATTATGAAATATTGGATGTCAATCATGCCCCTCCGGCGGAATTTGAAGATTTGCAAACTGTCTGTTTCGTTTCGTTCGGCAGTAAATGATGAG GTGATGGTCACTCATAGTATAAGGCTTCCAAAACAGGGCACAGTAGCAAATGTATTTGATATCATAAGAACTTTG GTTGCGCTGTCTCGTCCGAATGCAGAACTCAGATTGCTTGGCATTTCCCTTCACAGGATCTGTGTG AACATTCCCCCAAGTGAAAAGATAGGGAACATAAATCCTCGTTTTCTGTCATCATTGCGAGTTGAGGAG ATTcctgaagaagagaaaaatcttGGTCCCCGAGATCGCTTGGTTCCTATTTTACAGTTCAGAAAAGCTACCGCCAAAGAGcaaagg TTCTTCTGGTACTTTGGGGAGCCCTTTTTCTTGATCGTTCATGAAGGAGAGAGTTTAGCCGAAATTAAAGTCCGTATACAGAAGAAATTTCGGATTCCAGACGGGAAGTTTGTTCAG TTGAAGTTTTCATTTATTCCATGGAGAGGTCTTACATCTCGTCAAGATCTCCAGGATTCGGACATTGTATTCAGTTATTTTCAG ATACCTTTGGAAAATGGAAGCAACATCTTGGATTGGAGCACTATGACAGTGTTCCGCACCCTGACTGTTCCTAAAAGGGCTTACGTGGCAAAAAAGGTGAAGTACAAGATCTTGGAGGGATCACCATTTTTGTTGAGGGAAAAAGAACACTGCATGGTTGCGTGGTACTGGCACCCAGGCACAGGAGCCTATGAATGCCACCTCATCACCTGTGAATCAACTATCCCATACATATTGATGCTTTTGCACAGGCTCTAG